Part of the Catalinimonas alkaloidigena genome is shown below.
GTAGCTAATAATAGCTATTCATTGGGTAATATAAATGCTGCTCTCCCTAGAATTCGCCCAACAGGTATAGCATCTGAAGACAGTGATTTTTGGTACCATGATGTGTTCTGGGTGCGATTAAGAACTTTAGAATTAGGATATACTCTTCCTGACTATTTACTATCCAGTCTTAAACTCACAGGCTTGAGAGTATATTTTACAAGTCAAAACCTTTTTATGGTTTATAATAATTTAGAAAAATTTGGATCAGGAGATCCTGAATTTACTAACAGTGGAAAAGGAGCCCAATATCCAAATATGAGGACCTTAGGTTTTGGGCTTAATCTTACTTTCTAAACAGAAAAAGATGAAAAATATAGAATTAAGTAAAAGAATAACCGGCATAACTTTTATACTCTTAGTCGTAGGGTTTATTAGTAATTCATGTAATGATGACCTCCTGAATAAAGAGCCATTGAATGCGATTTCTGAAAATAATGTCTTTAATGACCCCGTTTTCTTACAAAATTATGTTTACAATATATACAATGGAATGCGGCCTCACTGGAACCCTGGCACTGGGACATATATCGGACTAACAGACATTGCCGTAGCACAAGAAACTCATGATAAACTTAGTGGGATCAGGGAATATCTAGCGGGAAATATAACTCCTGATAATATCGCAGATTTAACTGATGTGTGGAATTACCAATATGATTTTATCAGTAGGGCTAATACTTTTTTTGAAATGATTGAAGACTCTGAGATCAAGGAAGCTGATCTTGATCCTATGAAAGGAGAGGTGCACTTTTTAAGAGCCTGGATGTATTTTGACCTTTCCCGTCATTTTGGAGGTGTACCTATCATTACAAAAAGTTACAATCTAAATGATGAATCTTTTGATGAAACTAGAAATACCTACGATGAAGTAGCCCAGTTTGTGATTGAAGAATGTGATAAGGCAATCGGCTTCCTTGATGGAATTTCGGCTGTTCCAGGAAAAATCAGCAAAGAAGCTGCCATGGCGCTAAAAGCAAGAATGCTTCTGTATATGGCAAGCCCGCTTAACAATCCTTCAAATGACCCCTCAAAATGGCAGGCTGCTGAAACTGCCACTAAAGCGGTAATTGATGCTGGATTTTCACTGCACCCAACACATGAAGATTTGTTTTTGCAACCTATCAAAGAAGATGAAACTATTCTTGCCAGATCATTTACTTCTGAAACAAGAATACCCGACTGGGGATACAACTATGATTATTGGCCAAGTGGGTTTGATGCTCGCCAAAGGGTTAATCCAACCCAAACTTTTGTGAATATGTTTCAAATGACTAATGGAGAATATCCTTTCCTTGAAGATGGTATAACTGTAAACACAGCATCCGGCTTTGATCCACAATATCCAAATGTAAACCGAGACCCCAGGTATTATAGTTATATCGTATATCCCGGAGCAGGTCCTTTTAATATCATTGATGGGTCCAAAAGTACCGAACGACTTTATGAATACTGGGAAGACGCAAATCCAAACCCGGACAATCTTCCACCCTATCAAAACCCTAATAAGGTTGATCCTTTGAATGGACAAGAGCTTTTTGATTTTGGAAGAGACTCAAAAACGTACTGGGTTAAAGGATTGACTCCTTTTCATTGGAGGGTACAAACTG
Proteins encoded:
- a CDS encoding RagB/SusD family nutrient uptake outer membrane protein; its protein translation is MKNIELSKRITGITFILLVVGFISNSCNDDLLNKEPLNAISENNVFNDPVFLQNYVYNIYNGMRPHWNPGTGTYIGLTDIAVAQETHDKLSGIREYLAGNITPDNIADLTDVWNYQYDFISRANTFFEMIEDSEIKEADLDPMKGEVHFLRAWMYFDLSRHFGGVPIITKSYNLNDESFDETRNTYDEVAQFVIEECDKAIGFLDGISAVPGKISKEAAMALKARMLLYMASPLNNPSNDPSKWQAAETATKAVIDAGFSLHPTHEDLFLQPIKEDETILARSFTSETRIPDWGYNYDYWPSGFDARQRVNPTQTFVNMFQMTNGEYPFLEDGITVNTASGFDPQYPNVNRDPRYYSYIVYPGAGPFNIIDGSKSTERLYEYWEDANPNPDNLPPYQNPNKVDPLNGQELFDFGRDSKTYWVKGLTPFHWRVQTGYTFRKLLDFSGPRASFDFDYNQMVVFMRLAEFYLNYAEIQIALGNEDLAREYINKVRRRASVNMPDITSTGDELLREYRNERAVELHLEDSRFFDLMRWKAAPGKVDLNPIRGLTSVTMDWTGAEEGDLLGTLNYTYGDITAADPRAPWPGDYYYLLPIPREEVQRSNNNITQNPGYSSN